The Archocentrus centrarchus isolate MPI-CPG fArcCen1 chromosome 1, fArcCen1, whole genome shotgun sequence genome includes the window TGAAAGCCAGTCGAAGTACTGAGGTTGACAAGTAGATGTTTAGTGGTTGAAACTGGTGTTTAGTGATGTTCAGCCAGTGTGGAGGACGGTGCATAAAACCAGCCTCTACAGACTGTGTCCAAACATGAAAAGAAGCCAGCATGTCACAATCTGTTTCCAATATTGTCTGGAACAAGTAAGCAGCAGGTTTGACTTGGTCAGGACCTGTACAGTGAGGACACAGTGCAGACTGTGACACATGCAGCCGGAGTGCCATAAGTCAACAGAGTGCAGCAGgagtttaatatattttaatataatatatagtAAATATATTTCAACAAactttccacaaaaaaaaaaagcagaaaaaaattgaGTGTAGTGTGAAATCATTAAAGACCAGACCACGGgccagcagccaatcagatgagGTGCACAAACTAATAAATAGGTTCATGTGGAttaggttgtgttttttttaataatttctgtttGTGTACTGTTTTGTATTGTGAGTTTGATGCCACTTAATTTATGCAGAAAAACTAAAGACCAGGATAGCTGATAGTGTCTTCACTCCTTATTTACATGCATGGCACtaactgctgtttattttattaatattacagATTATTTTAGGCTTTGGTTATACTTTTGGTCATGTTTAGCATTTGACTCCTTATAGTTAGTTTTAGTTGTGCTCCTCTTCGGGGCTGGTGATGGCCTCGAGTCACGGGTGTGTGCTGGGAGCTCACTGGCTTTGGATGGCGATATGATTTTTGTTTGCACGCTTTATATGTGGTGCTTAATTCTAAATTGTAATGCAGTTTGTTCACATTTAAAATGCTCCCGCTGACCCAGCAGTTGTTGACTGTCTTTCCGCAGCTGTGCCACGACTGTCTTCTCATTCTTGTCTCTCAATTTTAGGGAAAGGTTTAAGTAAATGGCTACAGAATTTAACCTTCAATGGCTGTTCTGGCCTCTTAGCTGAAGCTCTGAAGATTTGTAACAATGTTTGCATGTCCAAGACTGAATCTACTGTTAGAGATTTAGGCAGCTGTGGCAGCAGGAATTTGCTCTCATGTTGCCAAAAGGGTTTTAATTCTACTCCATCCCAAACATGTTGGATGTGGTTAAATATTTGGCTTTGTTCAGTGCAGTCACATTCTTACcaaactagaaaaacatttctttatgaGCCTGGTTTTGTGCACACATCAGCATTGCAATGCAAAGCCTTAAAGACATTTAAGCAAAAAAATTGGTCCTTAAACCGTCACCTCAACATTGCAAACACAGTTGTCTTAAACAGAATTGCAGAATGTATTTATGTTAGCTGGAACAAAGGTCGATCAAAGGAAATTATCAATACCTTATGTTTTCCTCTGAAATGTGGTCTAGTTGGAgtataaagtgaaaaaatggtTTAATGTGTTTGTACTTGACAAAAACAGTTGAGTAAATGCATTTGATTCCTGTAGATCAAAGTAACGTTTTTGATACTTCAGTCACCACAACAGTGGTAgaaatttttgtttaattgaacTTGGTTTCAGTCAACCCCACCCCACAGTCTGAGAACCACGGCCACAGCTGATTAATCAACCAGTACCATCATCCAGTAAGCTGGAAAACAAAGACTAATTTGGGAAAGTGTGAACGACACGTAAGGTTTTTCAGTCTGATTCAGTATGAGAGAACAGTTACAGGACAGCAAAGACCAGCAGTCAGGTAAATATCAGCTTTATTTCcaaaatatcaaaacaaaaaacatctttcaCAAAGTAatttgaggggggaaaaaaatcaaaaaatcaGTTGTCTGCTGTGTGTCCATGTCGCACTTTCACTTTTGTCCTGCAAGACCTTCAGTTAatcccatctgtgtgtgtgtgtgtgtgtgtgtgtgtgtgtgtgtgtgtgtgtgtgtgtgtgtgtgtgtggggtgtgtgGGCAAGGAACATCTTAACATCTGTACATCTGACTTGTGGTTCCCCTCTCCTCTACTGGTAGTACAGCTCCAGGTTCATCCCATCGTGGATTTCATCTGAAGAGTTTTTGGTTAAGTACAAACAGGTGATCTGGATGCAACAGCTGTTGATTCTGAGTGATGCAAATTTACACTCGTGATGTTACATGCATTACAAAAATGCTTCAGCTGCAAACGCAAACTAGTTAGGGATACATCAGTATGGATTACTGAGTGAAACTAAaagaactgcagcttttctgtGGCTGTAAAGGCATAATACTGTCGTGAATAGATAAAAATGATAAAGACTGTACTGGTAAATAAAAAGTTAGCCTTCACAGCAGTATCTATCTCCGTAGTGTAGTGGTTCCACATTTGGCTAACAAGTGACAGATCCCCGGTTTGATCCTGGTGGGTTCGGGATCCAGTGAAAAACATGCAGAACTAcatgctgtggtgaccccttgtgaataaggaagcagctgaaagtagctacATAAGTTTATCAATTTCAGGTATTTAAAAACACTCAGTCATTACCTTAATGGTAACGTAAATAGACCACTGTCAGTAACTaccaaaagcaggaaaaaatatTGAAAGGATACAGTCACCCAGAGACACGTGGTCCTTGAATATGGTGTACCTGTGGAATACCGCGGAAAACATTTAGATCCAAACAGATGAGTAATTTGTCATCAAGCGTGTAAATTTCCATTTGAACATCTTACCATTTCTTTAATACAATCTTGTCGTACCGTGTTCCTGTTTGGGCAGCTATGAGCTTCTTCAGATCTCCGATGGTATCCTCAGAGCTGAACCACGGAAGTTAAGGAAAGAGCAGCGTGACAGCATGGAAAACTagaatcattttgtttttgatcTGCAGATGGATGGCACAGCAGCTTTGGGTGCTctgctttcctcccacagtccaaacacatgcatgttaggcAAAGTGTCCTATTCAAACTTGCCATAGGTGTGGTTGTCCATCTCTCCACGTAGCCCCGTGACAGActggccttcaaagtaaaagcccgGCTATTCCTGGTGTCTAAGTGGATGACTGGTTTCTTGGTTTGGTCcagagttgtttttgtttttattttctaatctATGCCGAGTTTCTAGGAAACTTGGCATAgatattacaataaaaacaacgATTTTATTCAAAGCCtaggttttaatttagttaacTAAAATttcttgtttagttttagttgactGTAATAATTGGTTTGGTCAaggttttaaactgtttttaaactgtttgtcctcaataattctttttgcacatAAAACCACAggatttacatttaaatatcaTGCTTCCTTCCTCTAACAGGGTTGCAGAAATAAAAAGCGCTAACAACAAAACATGCGCGTTCATTAGCATTtacagctatggcatttctgtatctagcatAATATGCTGatacaaaaaatgttttcaatttaTTTGTAGGTTAGTGTACTTTTTAGCTACTTTCTGTAGTTACTATGAATTTCTTTCatacattttattataattaagGTTCTGaagattctattgatgtatagcgatttgaaatattccacaagatggtactacagcatgtataactGTAAAGACGTGGTCTGGCagacttgttctattataggtctTAAAGGGCTACAGCACAACTGCTGCATTGACAAATATTCCCAGCCTCTCAAATATGACTTTATAAAACCCCAAAGAATTGAATTCATTGAAAATCTGCTCTGCATACCATCCCATAATAGAACTGATCCTTATTGGCTACCTTAATGCAAGTTCAATCAGAATTTCATAACTGAGGTGCTGTGAAGGCAGTTCAGAATGCTGTGCTTTGCAGAAGTTAAGCATTGTGACTTATGTCAACTCATCTCAAGATTTACATGTCATCTgttcttaaatttttttttttttttaacatgtatgGTGAGAGACAATATTCAGCAACATTTGCAGAGTTTGAGTGAAGGATACTTGCACTTGACCCGGACTTTCTTGCCCAGACGATCATTGCAAACCACTTCGATCATCTTTGTCTGCCAATGAAAGGAGATGAGATAAAATTAGCCTAACCATTCCTATACATATAGAAATATTAATTCAAATAATGAGATTTTAACACTCGtggttggtttaaaaaaaaaaaatgatacaacATAGTATCACAATATTTTGCATGGGGACATTCTATCAATACAAGGACaccaaatatcaatattttattaaataaattaaaatactctggGAATGCTATAAACAAGAGGGCTCATCTCATGCACCACCATCCTGAAATGTTAGCCAAGCAAACTTACATTACATCAGctcaaccagaaaaaaaaacctccaataCTGAACAAACGTGACTTGACAAAGCACCCGAATTCAGAGCAAGCTAATGGATCAGTCACACATGCAAAAACAGGACAGCAACCTCTttgcacatacaaaaaaaaaaaaaaaaatcagtgcctGTCTGGTGAttgtattgcatttttttttttcacattccaCAACTGATTGTAACTAGAGTGTGTTGTACACTCACGACTACTTTTGATCacaaggtgattgcacaggtcCCCTGATAGTAGGCAACCTTACTGCAAACAGTTGCAATCTGACTTgaactgactgcaatcactcagAGGGACTGTTGAAAGTTTACAAATAATTGCTCTctaaataataaatgcagacagactgcccACATGTTGCCTTCAGTTTTACATTCCTGCAGACCAGGAAGGTTACAGAGTGCAAATTTTACAGCCAAATGTGGATTTCTGTCAATGTACATAACATATGTGATTAATTACAATTCTTtagttaattgctgtattatcagaaacagattgcatgcaattgccaacttgacccgaTCCAAGACTGATGGCAACATTTATGGCAGTGTTGCTTGACAGTCTCATTttgcagcaaataaataaataattaaagtgaCAGTTATTTATCTTTTCATAAAACACAGCGACAAAGTTTAACTTTGAGGACATTATTTGTAGATGATATTATCACAATACTCAGCATATCGCAAATTCTTAAAAATCGCACCAATATCATATATAGGTGAAGGATTGTGATAATATCGTATGGTGAGGTGTCTGGTGATTCCCACCTCTGCTTGTTTTAGTCACACTGCGCTGGAAAACAGCGCTACAGAGATCTACTTAAATCAGCGCGGTGTTGTttagctaacgttagctgtAGCTCGCAACGCCAACGTTAATGTGCAAACAAACGTGACTTATGTTTGAACACATTCATCATGACCAGCTTTATGTGGCAAAATCCTGAACATTATGCTACTATATGAAAATCCCGCGTTAAAGCTATCATCCGTACCTGGAAAGttagagaagaaaaaacaattaTCTCCTTAGCTGATATTTTCTGGAATACTCTCGTTCCTGCTTGTCCCGTAAAGCTGGTCTATTGCGCGTTCGCCTTCCTACCAATCAAATGCGCACTATGATGATTGGCATTTGCGCTAAACCTATGAGAGAAGGAAAAACCCACCAAACGGCGGGCGTAATTCTGAAAACAACTTGTACCATAAACGTGAGGCCGACTGTCGTGATCTGCCTTAGCCGCAGCTCGGAGCGTTACGCGGCTTCTGCACTGAAATCAAATTTGAAAacgctgctgcagaaaacaacaTGGCAGACGAGGAGAACCTACCGCCCGGATGGGAGAAAAGAATGAGCCGCAGTTCAGGTGATAAAACACAAACCACAAGAAGCTAAGTGGGCCAAATACTGAGATAAACTGCGGTGTGTGATAAACTTAGCTCGACAGCTAGCAGCCTCAGCAGCGGGCTTTAGTGCTGAAACGAGGCTGGAGGGACACGTTTAATCACGGCTGGCTGAAAGCAGCCAGGGGTTGGTCGCTGCTGTGGTTGTCTTTGCTTAAATGTGGCGTTTCCGCAGCTTTTTTTCTAGGCGTGTTACTTCATTATAGCAGCAAAGCTGATTCATTCAACCTGGCTGCGGCAGGGCCCTGGCATGACGTCGTCTCGACCCGCCGCCTCACCTGCAAACTGAGCGAGTCCCAGCCGGAGGGCGCTTTTCACGGTGCTAAACTCAGGCTTCCTCCCTCCCACCTCCATACGTGACAGGTTATTACCACAGTGCGCACTCTGCGATGTTGTGTACACCGACCGGTGACTTATAATACAGCAGTCACACAGAGTAACACTAATATCTAACACGTTAGCATTAAGTTAAATTATTTATgataatttaacttaaatgctGTAGCATCCCACAaagaagcagcttttttttttttttttttaaacagtcattGTGAGGTGAATATTGTTGGAGTTGTTACTCAGTAGTTTTCCATACTGCTTGTTCCTTCTGTTTTTGCATAATGCATTACATTACTTAACTCTGGAGAAAGAAATGTACTTTTGCGTTAGGCTAACATGTCCTGAGATGCACTGGCACATCATTACTAGCTAACCGTATAAACTTTGGGCTACAGTCctgcacactgacacaaatcccCGTCGTAATGAGGAcacattatcttttttttagtgtttaagtatgaacacaaagcaaacacagaccAGCCCTAAGAGAGTTGAGAACAAACACCACCATGgttctgctgtggaaacaggTAGAAATTAAAGCTGCTCATCACTGTCTTTATCTGCTGAAGATCAGGCTCTAGCTCCTGGGCTGGGGTCAGGACACACTGACTCTGGGTTCTTCACTAGCTTTGTGTGAGGTCattgtctgtgcagatgtttgcaaAGTCCCTGTGCTGTATTAGTGGTATAATACAGTAGTTTCTGTCAGGGATGCAGTGTGCGCTTTACCATCACACTCTTGTCTTtttatgcaataaaaataaaagtaatgtccaGTATGTCATAAATCACTCAAGTGACACTGCAGAACCGTGAAGTTGTCATTTGGCAGCTGCAGCACCTCCATGTACATGTCCTTCCTTCACATCTCTCTCTGAGATAGCTGGATGGAGCTGTCTCCTAGTGAGTCTTCTAGCAACTAATTGCCAGCTAGTATTAAACAGCAAGCTAATTACTTTATATGTAGACATAGCCTAAGATATTAAGAATGAccagaggaagaaaggagacaTATTTCAGTAATGGGAAGCATTCGAAGtatctttataaaaaaaaaaaaaaaaaaaagggtttaatGTCACCCAGTGGTTTGTGGGCTACAGTTTTAAAGCTTGCAGATTTGCAGTTTGGTTTTCTGCATCTTGGTCTTGTGAAACCACACACGGCAGTTTTTGAACTGCACAAAAGAGCTGATCAGTAATCATTAGTGCCAGCCGGCTTGAATATCAAAATGCATGTCTGAGCGTATACCACTTATAAGTTTGTTAcctgaaaatgtttatttggaATCATAAAAAATGACTGAGCAGCTTAACTGAGTCTCTAATCCCGAGGATGAACTCAAACTTCACGGCCTTACACAGCAGTTGGCGGCAGTTGTTCTTGTTCGGTCTCTGTAAACTTGACATAGCGGCTGCAGCTCTCCACCTGCCTCAGTTCGTGGTTAGAGTGGCCCTCTCAGTCGCAGCAACAGATGAAGGATGATTGTGGCCATGTGCAGTCCAAGATGGTGGACAAGTTTCTCTCTGAAGAAGCGGGTTGGCACAATATGCTAGAGAGGAAGGTTTAGGGCAGCAGACTGGACTAGTAAATGGATCAGTGTTCGATGGCCAAAATAAAATTGACCAGTGAAAACAgtctttaaacaaaaaatactgagaaaaaCTGAATGACTGACTGAAGTGTCTTTAAATACAACCAAATGCTGAACAAGAAAAGGGCCTCAgcagcgattttttttttttttttttttgctcaaagaatagaatagaataaaatgcttttattgtcattatacaggatgtacaatgagattggaggccGAGAAGGATTCAAAGGTTCTCATTCtgcctgcaatttttttttttccactcataGTTGCAAGCCCACGCACTAAgctttttttagttgttttggGGTAATGTGGGTTTTGCTCACATCTCTGATACTCAGTTCTCATtaccttttatttacagtcacaGCAGGAAGTGGTTTACGCACATCATTGGTGACCAGCTGTTAAAGGAAGGAGAACTTTTCACAGCTTAAATGATGGCTCTAACTCAGGTGTACACCAGGCTAAATTATCTCTTTCAAACATGGATGTCGGTCCAGAATTTCACCATGAACGCACACCTGTGTAAAACTCGGCGTTAGACATTTTTCTGCAGAGTGAGACCAGTTGCTGTGGCAATAAATAAAAGGTATCCTGTTGTGGGTGGAGGAGAAATCCTGCAGTTACATGATGGCAATAATAAAGAAACTATATTTACTGGGGATCAACTACACTGTATGCAGTATTGTAATGCAATGGTGCTGATACAGGGCTAGGCGATTGAGTACTTGCACACCCTGTCACAGTTACCagggtgccttttttttttttttaagtaatatgtCTGTGTTTTGACAGTGATGAATGTTTAATGGCTCTCTGTCATTACTCTAACAGGCAAGGTGTACTACTTCAACCACATCACTAATGCCAGCCAGTGGGAACGTCCGGTGGGAGACGGCCGTGGAGAGCCAGATAAGGTTGTGTGTAATGTGTCAGAatgaactgcattttttttttaaaataattttctacTGTAAAGTACTTTGCATAGTGTTACAGAGTGCCCTGCAGTatgacataaaaacaaatatgaatgtTGTTAACCGAGCATATAATAACATCTTCATATTAAACTATACGTTTGAGATTCTTAGCTTGGACATTAGTCTGAAGATGAGGTGGTTACATTTTAAAGGCATTTTCTTATTGTTCTTCATGTAAACTGACTTCCTCACTTTATATGAGTTGGTGCCCCTTTCCTAAAGTGGCACGAAAGCACACTTTACTTAGCATGCTCAGATTGCAGCTGGGGCTACTGTTAATGCCTGTAAATTATTTATGATTTGCCTGCTGGGGTTAGCATCCTCCAGGATGACATTTGAAATGTTCCTGTAACACACCAGGGAGCTACCTGCAATATgacttctgcttcttcttcttttaactgGTAATAGCAGGAACAGTGCAGAGAAATTGGCTTCAACCATCATCACTTTTACTTTtcacattattaaaataaataacggCAGCTGCATTCTTTCTATTGGCTAACAGTCATCGTCATTGCTGATCAGCGTGTATTCAGTTTATCATATAAGAAAAAAACGCCCGGGAAATGTCATCAGCATTTTGCTAATTAATTTTCTGTAAGGGTGGAGACACAAAATATGTTGGGTCCTCACTGATGGTATCAGATGTCTTGTGGGAATCACCAAAGACCACAAGATACAATATATTCATGATACTTAACTTACAGTACAGTATTATTgggattttaaacattttaagctAAGTAAAGCAATAacatgcactatattgccaaaagtattcactcacccatccaaatcattgaattcaggtcttccaatcacttccatggccacaggtgtttaaaccaagcacctaggcatgcagactgcttctacaaacatttgtgaaagaatgggtcgctctcaggagctcagtaaattccagcgtggtactgtgacaggatgccacctgtgcaacaagtccagttgtgaaatttcctcattattaaatattccacagccaccttttagtggtattataacaaagtggaacaacagcagctcagccatgaagtggtagcccacataaaatcacagagcgggtcCAGCGGACGCTGAGGCGCAaaagtgcgcagagg containing:
- the ubl5 gene encoding ubiquitin-like protein 5 — translated: MIEVVCNDRLGKKVRVKCNSEDTIGDLKKLIAAQTGTRYDKIVLKKWYTIFKDHVSLGDYEIHDGMNLELYYQ